A portion of the Nitratidesulfovibrio termitidis HI1 genome contains these proteins:
- a CDS encoding LysR family transcriptional regulator yields the protein MEFRTLQAFVEVVRHGGFSAAARALFTTQSNVSKAVRQLEGELGVVLLDRMGSRSQLTDAGEVVFRRARGILAATEDIQGELDDLRGLRRGTLRLGVPLFGSRVLFAPVFALFRSRYPGVDVGLVEDGSRRLGELLHAGEVDLAASLAPISEEFEWQHVRAEPLMVLLPPGHGMAGRKALRLRDIAGEPFILFDEAFQLNQIVLDGCERSGFRPRVAARSGQMDFIIGLVEAGLGVALLPRLMVADHTTTAARVLLDEPDMQWRMALVWRRGGYLSHAARAWLDIAREVHGGGQDVPSGTG from the coding sequence ATGGAGTTCAGAACGTTGCAAGCTTTTGTGGAAGTGGTGCGCCACGGGGGATTTTCCGCCGCGGCCAGGGCGCTGTTCACCACCCAGTCCAACGTGAGCAAGGCCGTGCGCCAGTTGGAGGGCGAACTGGGCGTGGTGCTGCTGGACCGCATGGGCAGCAGAAGCCAGCTCACGGATGCGGGCGAGGTGGTGTTCCGCAGGGCGCGGGGCATCCTGGCCGCCACCGAGGACATCCAGGGTGAACTGGACGACCTGCGGGGGCTGCGGCGCGGAACGTTGCGGCTGGGCGTGCCGCTGTTCGGCAGCCGCGTCCTGTTCGCGCCGGTGTTTGCGTTGTTCCGCAGCCGCTACCCCGGTGTGGACGTGGGGCTTGTGGAGGACGGCAGCAGGCGGCTGGGCGAACTGCTGCACGCGGGCGAGGTGGACCTTGCCGCGTCGCTGGCGCCCATATCCGAGGAGTTCGAGTGGCAGCACGTGCGCGCGGAACCGCTGATGGTGCTGCTGCCGCCGGGGCATGGCATGGCGGGGCGAAAGGCCCTGCGGCTGCGCGACATCGCTGGCGAGCCGTTCATCCTGTTCGACGAGGCGTTCCAGCTGAACCAGATCGTGCTGGACGGGTGCGAGCGTAGCGGCTTTCGTCCCAGGGTGGCGGCGCGCAGCGGTCAGATGGACTTCATCATCGGGCTGGTGGAGGCGGGGCTGGGCGTGGCGCTGCTGCCCCGGCTGATGGTGGCGGACCATACCACCACGGCGGCGCGGGTGCTGCTGGACGAACCGGACATGCAGTGGCGCATGGCGCTGGTCTGGCGGCGCGGGGGCTACCTGTCGCACGCGGCGCGGGCATGGCTGGACATCGCGCGCGAGGTGCACGGTGGCGGGCAGGACGTCCCGTCCGGTACCGGGTGA
- a CDS encoding CidA/LrgA family protein: MSVRKLSLSMRLAARRSRLIQSLFLAALWLAGEAVVRFAHLPVPGGVVGLLLVLLLLASGKVNAADLQRGARWLMAEMLLFFVPAVLAVLDHREFLSLLGLKLLAVVLLGTLTVMGGTALVVDACCRMHFRGAAHALACPGHSGPVPSGPDRTAPGRTGMAASGSRRHPS, from the coding sequence ATGTCCGTTCGCAAGCTTTCCCTTTCCATGCGGCTGGCCGCCCGCCGCAGCCGACTGATCCAGAGTCTGTTCCTCGCCGCCCTGTGGCTGGCGGGCGAGGCCGTGGTCCGATTCGCCCACCTGCCCGTGCCCGGCGGAGTGGTGGGGCTGCTGCTGGTATTGCTGCTGCTGGCCTCCGGCAAGGTGAACGCGGCGGATCTGCAACGCGGCGCCCGCTGGCTGATGGCCGAAATGCTGCTGTTCTTCGTGCCCGCCGTGCTGGCGGTGCTGGACCACCGCGAATTCCTGAGCCTGCTGGGGCTGAAGCTGCTGGCCGTGGTGCTGCTGGGCACGCTGACGGTCATGGGCGGCACGGCGCTGGTGGTGGATGCCTGCTGCCGGATGCACTTTCGTGGCGCCGCCCACGCCCTTGCCTGTCCGGGCCATTCCGGGCCGGTCCCTTCCGGTCCGGACCGTACAGCTCCGGGCCGTACCGGCATGGCGGCGTCCGGTTCGCGCCGTCATCCTTCGTGA
- a CDS encoding transposase, protein MTYSKEFKEAAVKLYLEGNKGYQQLTNELGLKDKKTLRTWVAKFQRGESLEDGRGRQGERCGRPRTKFASAEEELKYVKAELEYVKKLYRSRFGHEWGAHKKGGIS, encoded by the coding sequence ATGACGTATAGCAAGGAATTTAAGGAGGCTGCGGTCAAGCTCTATCTTGAGGGCAATAAGGGCTACCAGCAGTTAACCAATGAATTGGGATTGAAGGACAAGAAGACATTGCGCACTTGGGTTGCAAAATTCCAGCGTGGTGAATCTCTTGAAGATGGCCGAGGCAGGCAAGGAGAGCGCTGCGGTCGACCGCGTACAAAGTTTGCTTCCGCTGAAGAGGAGCTCAAATACGTCAAGGCGGAGCTTGAATACGTAAAAAAGTTGTATCGCTCCCGGTTCGGCCACGAATGGGGAGCGCACAAAAAGGGTGGAATTTCTTGA
- the glmS gene encoding glutamine--fructose-6-phosphate transaminase (isomerizing) → MCGIIGYAGHRPAVPLIIEGLRRLEYRGYDSAGVAFVQNRELITVRAEGKLSALDEKLASCPNTVATTGMGHTRWATHGIPVERNAHPHKSNDGGLAIVHNGIIENYAELKAELAAKGYVFHSETDTEVLANLISEGRKHNATMLDAFAWALRQAHGAYAVALTTPEEPEVLYAARLSAPLILGVGTGENFVASDIPAFLPYTRDVVFLEDGELVRIDANSWKVMRIADLSPVEKAVNHIQWDMQAAQKGGYKHFMLKEIFEQPKVITDCLAGRVDWNRMEVTLPELAALPVPKRLHIVACGTSYHAGMWGKHLLESWARVPVNVEIASEFRYRDIILDPADMVLVISQSGETADTLAALRIAREHGVKVAGLCNVVGSSIAREADAVIYTQAGPEISVASTKAMCSQMVLLTLMALHWGRNTGALSDNVRTNVLQTLRKLPGQLETVLPAMRDEAQVLARTYSKAKSFFYLGRGHCFPLALEGALKLKEISYIHAEGYASGEMKHGPIALIDPDFPTFALALNDELFPKVKSNIEEVQARRGKIIALTNPGVELRVDHPWSIPDAWGPMAAFLVLPALQLFSYEAADYLGKDVDQPRNLAKSVTVE, encoded by the coding sequence ATGTGCGGCATCATCGGATACGCCGGTCATCGTCCCGCCGTTCCCCTCATCATAGAAGGCCTGCGCCGCCTCGAATACCGGGGCTACGACTCGGCGGGGGTCGCCTTCGTCCAGAACCGCGAACTCATCACCGTGCGCGCCGAGGGCAAGCTTTCCGCCCTTGACGAAAAGCTGGCGTCCTGCCCCAACACCGTGGCCACCACGGGCATGGGCCACACCCGCTGGGCCACCCACGGCATTCCCGTGGAACGCAATGCCCACCCGCACAAGTCCAACGACGGCGGCCTCGCCATCGTGCACAACGGCATCATCGAAAACTACGCGGAACTGAAGGCCGAACTTGCCGCCAAGGGCTACGTCTTCCACTCCGAAACCGACACCGAAGTGCTGGCCAACCTCATTTCCGAGGGCCGCAAGCACAACGCCACCATGCTCGACGCCTTTGCCTGGGCGCTGCGCCAGGCCCACGGGGCCTACGCCGTGGCCCTGACCACGCCCGAAGAGCCGGAAGTGCTCTACGCCGCGCGCCTGTCCGCCCCGCTGATCCTGGGCGTGGGCACCGGCGAGAACTTCGTGGCGTCGGACATCCCCGCCTTCCTGCCCTACACCCGCGACGTGGTGTTTCTGGAAGACGGCGAACTGGTGCGCATCGACGCCAACTCGTGGAAGGTCATGCGCATCGCCGACCTTTCGCCGGTGGAAAAGGCCGTCAACCACATCCAGTGGGACATGCAGGCGGCCCAGAAGGGCGGCTACAAGCACTTCATGCTCAAGGAAATCTTCGAGCAGCCCAAGGTCATCACCGACTGCCTTGCAGGCCGCGTGGACTGGAACCGCATGGAAGTGACCCTGCCGGAACTGGCCGCGCTGCCGGTGCCCAAGCGGCTGCACATCGTGGCCTGCGGCACCTCGTACCATGCGGGCATGTGGGGCAAGCACCTGCTGGAAAGCTGGGCGCGCGTGCCGGTGAACGTGGAAATCGCCTCCGAGTTCCGCTACCGCGACATCATCCTGGACCCGGCGGACATGGTGCTGGTCATCAGCCAGTCGGGCGAAACGGCAGACACCCTTGCCGCCCTGCGCATAGCGCGCGAGCACGGGGTGAAGGTGGCGGGCCTGTGCAACGTGGTGGGTTCTTCCATCGCGCGCGAGGCGGATGCGGTCATCTACACCCAGGCCGGGCCGGAAATCAGCGTGGCCTCCACCAAGGCCATGTGCAGCCAGATGGTGCTGCTGACCCTGATGGCCCTGCACTGGGGCCGCAACACCGGCGCGCTGTCTGACAATGTGCGCACCAACGTGCTGCAAACCCTCAGGAAGCTGCCCGGCCAACTGGAAACCGTGCTGCCCGCCATGCGCGACGAGGCGCAGGTGCTGGCCCGCACCTATTCCAAGGCCAAGAGCTTCTTCTACCTGGGGCGCGGCCACTGCTTCCCGCTGGCCCTGGAAGGCGCGCTGAAGCTGAAGGAAATCTCGTACATCCACGCAGAAGGTTACGCATCCGGCGAGATGAAGCATGGCCCCATCGCGCTCATCGACCCGGACTTCCCCACCTTTGCCCTGGCGCTCAACGACGAACTGTTCCCCAAGGTGAAGTCCAACATCGAAGAAGTGCAGGCCCGGCGCGGCAAGATCATTGCCCTGACCAACCCCGGCGTGGAACTGCGGGTGGACCACCCCTGGTCCATCCCCGACGCCTGGGGCCCCATGGCCGCCTTTCTGGTGCTGCCCGCCCTGCAACTGTTCAGCTACGAGGCCGCCGATTACCTGGGCAAGGACGTGGACCAGCCGCGCAACCTCGCCAAGAGCGTGACGGTGGAATAG
- a CDS encoding GNAT family N-acetyltransferase → MDSETGRHSVTGHGTTYRLPFAFDVAPACAARKERLTRCLRLESVCFAAWPAQEEEWRGNLLLRAAGGYSMRINSGVPLLPTCPDVMWNEGHVREAEAWFAARGLPPQFRLPEPLEGGDVAADTADGESGRDATAAPGCGAGCGLDPVLAAMGYTATDPTLVQELDLAGWAVGAETGAPDSAVRPVTVHTGPTVPTTPSPSRQCLMVDHAAWLTAEGTLRGRTGSATENPVLRTLLATLGTTGQTWLLCADGQPAVCGLGVRTDQDYGIFAVVARPDLRRQGHGRALVAAMLTAARRDGACVAWLQVGQENTPARALYEGLGFATSYGYWYRVRR, encoded by the coding sequence ATGGATTCGGAAACCGGCAGACATTCCGTGACGGGGCACGGCACGACATACCGCCTGCCCTTCGCCTTCGATGTGGCCCCGGCATGTGCCGCCCGGAAGGAACGACTGACCCGCTGCCTGCGGCTGGAGTCGGTCTGCTTCGCTGCCTGGCCCGCGCAGGAGGAAGAATGGCGGGGCAACCTGCTGCTGCGCGCGGCTGGCGGCTATTCCATGCGCATCAACAGCGGCGTGCCGTTGCTGCCAACATGCCCGGACGTCATGTGGAACGAAGGCCACGTGCGCGAGGCCGAAGCCTGGTTCGCCGCGCGCGGTCTGCCCCCGCAGTTCCGGCTGCCGGAACCGCTGGAAGGGGGAGACGTAGCGGCGGATACCGCTGACGGAGAATCCGGGCGCGATGCGACGGCGGCCCCCGGCTGCGGTGCGGGGTGCGGACTGGACCCCGTGCTTGCCGCCATGGGCTATACCGCCACCGATCCCACACTGGTGCAGGAACTGGATCTGGCCGGTTGGGCCGTGGGCGCGGAAACCGGCGCGCCTGATTCCGCAGTCCGCCCCGTGACTGTGCACACCGGGCCCACCGTACCCACCACGCCCTCACCATCCCGCCAGTGCCTCATGGTGGACCACGCCGCATGGCTGACGGCGGAAGGCACGTTGCGTGGCCGCACGGGCAGCGCCACGGAGAATCCCGTCCTGCGCACCCTGCTGGCCACTCTGGGTACGACCGGCCAGACTTGGCTGTTGTGCGCGGATGGTCAGCCCGCAGTATGCGGCCTTGGGGTGCGCACCGACCAGGATTACGGCATCTTCGCCGTGGTGGCTCGTCCGGATTTGCGGCGACAAGGGCACGGACGCGCACTGGTCGCCGCCATGCTGACGGCGGCCCGGCGTGACGGTGCCTGCGTCGCATGGCTGCAAGTGGGGCAAGAAAATACCCCCGCCCGTGCGTTGTATGAGGGGCTGGGCTTCGCCACCAGCTACGGATACTGGTATCGCGTGCGGCGTTGA
- the malQ gene encoding 4-alpha-glucanotransferase has translation MPRRTRFKEHAMTRPVRASGILLHITSLPSAFGIGDLGPAAHAFARLLAGAGQTVWQFLPLAPTSTFIGNSPYSSPSAFAGNTLLISPERLAEEGFVSWADVDAGAEQFRDATHGSGGPHGSGDPVRFEAVEAHRRVLLRAAWERNRHQLAMDTAYLRFCRGNAHWLDDYARFSVLKERFGGASWTTWDEPFARRHADALALLDAQEAAALDHVRFCQYLFFRQWYDLRAACTDLGVRLVGDVPIYVTHDSADVWANPGYFRLDKDFAPTHVAGVPPDYFSATGQRWGNPVYDWDALRRDGFAWWVRRVAHNLRMADIVRLDHFRGFAGYWEIPAAEETAINGRWVDAPGMELFGTLARRFTALPLIAEDLGVITADVRELKATFGLPGMKVLQFGFGGDPADNPDVPFRHDVRSVVYTGTHDNAPTRAWFEAAPAHERARVEEYVGHAIAPHQAPGVLLRLAMGSVAELAVAPVQDVLSLGAEARMNTPSVAAGNWAWRMTPDQMDPGLYAELARLTRLFGR, from the coding sequence ATTCCCCGCCGCACACGTTTCAAGGAGCACGCCATGACCCGACCGGTCCGCGCCAGCGGCATCCTGCTGCACATCACCTCGCTGCCCTCGGCCTTCGGCATCGGCGACCTTGGTCCGGCGGCGCACGCCTTCGCGCGGTTGCTGGCCGGGGCCGGACAGACGGTGTGGCAGTTCCTGCCGCTTGCGCCCACCTCCACCTTCATCGGCAATTCGCCCTACTCCAGCCCCTCGGCCTTTGCGGGCAATACCCTGCTGATCAGCCCCGAACGGCTGGCCGAAGAAGGCTTTGTCTCGTGGGCCGACGTGGACGCCGGGGCCGAACAGTTTCGCGATGCGACACACGGATCGGGCGGTCCGCACGGCTCCGGCGACCCGGTCCGGTTCGAAGCCGTGGAGGCGCACCGCCGCGTCCTGCTGCGCGCCGCGTGGGAGCGCAACCGCCACCAACTGGCCATGGACACCGCCTATCTGCGCTTCTGCCGGGGCAACGCCCACTGGCTTGACGACTACGCCCGGTTCTCGGTGCTGAAGGAACGCTTCGGCGGGGCTTCCTGGACCACCTGGGACGAGCCCTTCGCCCGCCGCCACGCGGACGCGCTGGCCCTGCTGGACGCGCAGGAAGCCGCCGCACTGGATCACGTGCGCTTCTGCCAGTACCTGTTCTTCCGCCAATGGTATGACCTGCGGGCCGCCTGCACCGACCTTGGCGTGCGGCTGGTGGGCGACGTGCCCATCTACGTCACCCACGACAGCGCCGACGTGTGGGCCAACCCCGGCTATTTCCGACTGGACAAGGATTTCGCCCCCACCCACGTGGCCGGGGTGCCGCCGGACTATTTCAGCGCCACGGGCCAGCGCTGGGGCAACCCGGTGTACGACTGGGACGCCCTGCGGCGCGACGGCTTTGCCTGGTGGGTGCGCCGCGTGGCGCACAACCTGCGCATGGCCGACATCGTGCGGCTGGACCACTTCCGGGGCTTTGCGGGGTACTGGGAGATTCCGGCGGCGGAAGAAACGGCCATCAATGGCCGCTGGGTGGATGCGCCGGGCATGGAGCTGTTCGGCACGCTGGCCCGGCGGTTCACGGCGCTGCCGCTCATTGCCGAGGACCTGGGCGTGATCACCGCCGACGTGCGCGAACTGAAGGCGACCTTCGGCCTGCCGGGCATGAAGGTGCTGCAGTTCGGCTTTGGCGGCGACCCCGCAGACAACCCCGATGTCCCCTTCCGGCACGATGTGCGCAGCGTGGTCTACACCGGCACCCACGACAACGCGCCCACGCGCGCGTGGTTCGAAGCGGCCCCGGCGCACGAGCGGGCCCGGGTGGAAGAATACGTGGGGCACGCCATTGCCCCGCACCAGGCCCCCGGCGTGCTGCTGCGGCTGGCCATGGGCAGCGTGGCGGAACTGGCCGTGGCCCCGGTGCAGGACGTGCTGAGCCTGGGGGCGGAGGCCCGCATGAACACCCCTTCCGTCGCGGCAGGCAACTGGGCCTGGCGGATGACGCCGGACCAGATGGACCCCGGACTGTACGCGGAACTGGCGCGGCTGACGCGCCTCTTCGGCAGGTAG